Within bacterium, the genomic segment GGCGGTTGTAACGAGGTGAGCCGCAAGTAGGCAGTAGACAGTAGGTAGTAGACAGTAGACGATAGACAGCTGACAGGGCAGGGGCGGGCGAAAGCCCGCCCTTGGTTCTGCGGAGTGGAGGATCGGGGGCAGATGCGGCGAATCCCATAACTCTGAGGGGTAGCGCAGGAAGCGGGTCTCCGGGCTATGTGCCTGTGGCTTGTGGCTCACGGCAGACAGCCCTCGGCGGGCGGGAAGTAGTCACGGCGGGAATGAGACGAGTTTGTCTCATTCGTCCAAGTCGGCGTCTCGGTGTATCTGCTTGTGGCTTGTGGCGTTAGGCTTCAGGGCGCGAAACTGACATCCCCACCCGGGGGATTACCCCGCGGATAGTAGACAGGATTCAGTATACAGTTGACAGGGAGGTTACCTCCACCGCAATTCCCGGATGAACCTCCACCGGAATTCGCCGGGTTGCTCTACCGGTTCCTCTCCGGGTTGGTCGGAGCGTTACGGCCCGAGTAAGTCCGCGGGTTCCTGTCCGGGTTGCTCCCGAGTAAGCTCCGACCGTTGTCCTCTAGATTGCTCGGAGAATTGCTTCCCGGAGAACTGGTTCCATGGAGTGCCGGGAAATGAGGGACACTCCCAGGAGGGACACGTCCACGGAGCGACGCGGAGCACCGCGTCGCGGATGTGTCCCCGGCGCTTGCCAGCGCGGTACAGTCCCATTTTCGCAGAGAGCCGCGTGCCGTTCCGGAAAAGCGGCAACTCTGCTGCCGTACTCCAAAGGCCTGACTGTCATCTATACGTAGCGGTGCGCCGGTTGGAAGCCACAATTCTGCCGCCCAGTGGGCGGCCCAGGGACCGCTCCCCCGGTTGCGTCTGCCGATACAGCACGAGGTACAACTAACCTTACAACTACAGGTACTTCAAGACGAACAACTTGCCGAACAACAACACGAACAACTTCTGGTACTTCTTGTGGAACAACTTCTCGAACTTCTCGCTATTCAACTCCGCGAGCAACTTCTTGCACAAGTCGAGACACAGCTTGCTACACGGCTGAAGACACATGTGCTTATGCAAGCGACTACGCAACTGAGGATACTTCTGCCGGTACTTCCTGAGGAACAACTAGAGGTACATCTTGAGACACAAGTGCGGCTTCGGTGCCAGGTTGAGGTCAAGACCAGGGAACAGGTTGAGGTTAAGGTTGAGGGGGCGGGGTCCGATTCACGTGCGCCCGTCTTCCGCTGCAAGGCAAGCCGTTCGGCTTGACTCGCGGCGGGATTTCGAGAATCATCTCTGGAGAAAATGACCAAGTCCCAATTCCCAATGCCCAATCAAGCCCGAATGCCCAATGGATCGGCCCTTTGGTTTGCTTGCCCCAGGAGGAGTAACGATGTGGAACGAAGCTGATTTCAAGAGAATCCGAGAGCAGATTGGGCGGCTTGAGCCGGAGATGGTCGAGATGCAGCGCCGGCTGGTCGCGCTGCCGGCTATCAGTCCGGTATCAGGCGGTGAGGGCGAGAAAGCCAAGGTCGAGTACCTGGCCGAGCTGCTGCGGTCGTGGAAGCTTGAGGTTACCGAGTACCGAGCGCCGGACGAACGTGTGCCGTGCGGCTATCGTCCAAGCTTGACCGCCCGGCTGAGAGGCCGAAAGCAACGGCCCGTGCTCTGGCTGATGACACACGTCGATGTCGTGCCGGCCGGACCGAGGGACCTGTGGCAGAGCGAACCGTTCGAGGCACGGGTCGAAGGCGGCCGCGTCTACGGCCGCGGCACGGAGGACAACCAGCAGGAAATGGTGGCATCATGTTTCGCGGTCAAGGCGCTGCTCGACCTCGGTCTGGTTCCCCAGACGGATGTTGTCCTGATGCTGGTCGCGGATGAGGAGAACGGCTCGGACTACGGCGTGGGCTGGCTGCTGGAGCATCACGACCTCTGCAAGCCCGACGACATCGTAGTCGTGCCGGACGCCGGGAATGAGGCGGGCACGCTGCTCGAGGTCGCGGAGAAGTCGATTGCGTGGGTGAAGTTCACAACCCTCGGCCGGCAGGCGCACGGCTCGACGCCGCATCACGGCAACAACGCACATCGGGCCGGCGCGCGTCTGCTGCTGCGGCTCGACGAGCAACTGCATGAACGCTACAACGGGAAGGACGGCCTGTTCTCGCCTCCGATTTCAACCATGGAGCCAACCAAGAAGGAGGCGAACGTCCCGAACGTCAACACGATTCCCGCCGAAGACGTCTTCTACTTCGACTGCCGGATGTTGCCGCAGTATAAGTTGACCGATTTGCTGGAAGACATGAAGCGCATCGCCGCCGGGGTTGCGGCCGAGTTCAAGGTTGATATCAAGGTTGAGCCGGTCCAGATGGCGCAGGCGGCGCCGCCGACGTCACCTGACGCTCCGGTCGTCCGGATGCTGGCTGATGCGGTCCGCAACGTCTACGGTGGCGAGCCCTTCACGCAGGGAATCGGCGGCGGCACGGTGGCAGCGCTGTTCCGCCGGCGCGGTATACCGGCAGTCGTGTGGGGCCGCAACGAGGGACAGGCTCACAAGCCCAACGAGTACTCGGTCATTGCCGACATGGTAGGCAACGCCGCGGTCTATGCTCACCTGATGGGGCAGTAGCCGGACGAATTTCGAATGGCGAATGGCGAATGACGAATCAAGACCGAACCCCGAATGGCCAAACGCCGGGTCGGAGTGCGGTTGGACATCAGAGCCTTCGAGCTTCGGACTTCTGCACCGCGCCGCCGTCCTTTCTTGACTCAGCGGCGGGCAGTCAGTAGATTTTTCCCAGATGGACTCATCTTCACTCGGCCTGCTGCGCCAGTTCGTGGACCTCGACCGCGCCGAAGTTGTGGACGCGCGCGCGACCGGAGGCGAGGTCATCAAGATTCCCCTGATGCAGCAAGTCCTGCCCATGCACGCCTTGGGCGTTGTGGCGGACAACCTCGCTTGGTTTCTTGAACAGGTGACGGGCCGTGGCTACCAGAAGGCTGAGGAAGTGTATGACATCGGGTACACGGTGCGCGAACCCGGCCACCAGGCCTATGGCATGAAAGTCACCGCCGAGGCCAACACCGTGATTGTTGCCCGAGTGGCATTGCTGGAAGACGATACCATCTTCCACCGGTACGTAGACTACCTACACACCGGCGTCCTGCTCTAGTCTTTAACCCAACTAGAAAGCCAGCAGCAGCAGTTCCGCGGCGAAGGCGAATGCTGCGAGCCAGAGCAACACCGGAGACAGGTCGGATGATTGGCGATTGGCGATCGGCGATTGGCGATCGGCGGAAACAGGCAGGACCTGATAGCCAAGCGTCTTGAGTGAATCTGCCGGGAAAGGCGACAGGTCGCCCTCGGCGGCAAGGACATTGACAGCATACGGCCGGTCGTCGACCAGATAGATGCCGGGTTGCTGGGTCCGGGTCAGCGCGATCTCGGCACGTCCGGCTCCCGGTTCGGGTGTCTGGCTCAAGCGACCAGCCGGCGTCGAAACCGTGACCGGACCCGAACCGCTGACCGGCGCGTGGATTGTATCTCCGACAAGATACTCGGCGCGCAGCGGTCCGCTGGTAAGGTAGAGCAGAGTCCGGTGGAGCAGCGGCACGAACGGAGCTTTGAACACGAGGTCGGTGAAGTCTGGCACGGCAGTGAACGCCCACAGGACGAGGCGGCCGTTCTCCGCATCCAACATCAGCGGCTCGCCATCCGATAGCCGCGCAAGAACCCGGGCCCCGGCCGGGTCCAACCGGGCATGAGTGAAGAAACGCGCTGACGACAGGCCGGCAGCACCGATGATATCCATCACAGGATGGGTCGTGTCCACCGAGACAACCGAGACGAATCCGGCGGGTTGCGACAATCCGTGAAACCGGATGCGTCCGGCCAGCAGCGACGAATCCGCGGGAGCATTACCGAACATCACCAGGGCCGAGCCGCCGGACTGAAGGAAGAAGTCGAGCCGAGTCCAGTCGGGTCGGCTGAGCGCGGCAGCATCGGTGACGACGACTGCCCCGAACCGGCGCGGGTCGTAGCGGCCGAAATCGGTCGCGGCAACTGTGGTCAGACTGAAGACCGACGAAGAGTCCGCACCAAGCGCGTCGACCAGATACCGCGCCGGGGCGGCGGGCGATTCCACCACTAGCACCGAGATGCGCTGCGGCTGGTATGCCGCGAGCCAGCGCGTGTTGTCCGCTTCGAGCGAATCGCCGCGCAGTTCCACCTTCGCGACGTGATACCCGGAATCGGTGAGCGCGGTCTCAAAGGTCACGGTCGCGGACGAGTGCGGCTTGATGGCGACGGCCTGCTCCTCGTGGTGGTCACCGAGGGTCAGAACCGCGGTACGCGTTGCCGGGTGCGGGCCGTAGTTGGCGAAGTCAGCCTTGATGCGCGTCGCCCGGCCCGCGACCGGGAAACGTTCCTCGGTGTAGAGCCGGGTAACGCCCGCGTTGTCCGCATCCGGCGGAGCGACCGCGGCGAGCAGGACCGGTACGTCAGCCGGCGGTCGCCAGTTGGAGGGCATCGCGCGGGCCTGCAGGTCGGTAACGACCGCGACATCAGCGTGTGCGGGCCGGGCGAACTCGACCGCACGCCTCAAAGCGGGCTCCAGTATCGCCGCGGAATAAGACGGCTTCAGCGAGTCAAGCACGGGCAGCAGCGTACCCGGCGTCTGCCACTGCAAACCGGAAACCGGCAACTGGTCACTCGCCCTGGCAAGCGCAGCCCGTCGCCCCGGCCCCAGCGAACCGATGAGTTCCCGCGCTGCTGCAATCGCCCGCTGCCATTGCGGCCCCATGCTGTACGAGTCATCGAGCACGACAATCAGGTCGTTCGACCGGCCGAGTCCGGGCAGGCGGTGCCGGACATAGGGCCGGGCCAGCGCGAGCAGCAGCGCGAGCAGTGCGAGTGTGCGGAAGATAAGCAGCAGCAACTCCTTCAGCCGGAGCCACGAGAACCGTTCGCGCCGGACGGTCGTGAGCAAGAGCAGCGACGGAAACTCAGCACGCCTGAGCCGCAGGCGACTGAGGATGTGAATGACGACAGGAATCGCGGCCAGCGCGGCGAGCGGCAAGAGAGAGGGCGCTGAGAAACCCATCAGCTAAGAAAGGACAAAGGACGAAGTGGTAGGGACAAAGCAACCCGGAAAGAGGAAAGGACAAAGGCGACCCGTCCGACTTTCACCGCTTTGTCCTTTCCTGCTTGCTTTGTCCTTTGTCCTTGATACTTCGTACTCTTCTCCCTACCGCATTCGGCTGCGTCTCTCCAGGTATGAGAACAGCGCTCGGTCGAACGGCGTGTCGGTCGTTACCCGGTGATAGTCAATCGCGGCCTCGCGGCAGCCGCGCTCGAACGTGGCGAAGAACCGGTCGAAGTCCTTCTGATACTGCTCGCGCAGCACGCGTGGGTCAACGGTCAGTTCGCGGCCGGTCTCCATGTCCCTGAGCACGACCGGGTTGCGGAACGCGAACTCGCGCTCGTTCGGGTCCTGGATGTGGAAGACCAGCACCTCGTGCTTCTTGTGCCGGAAGTGGCGCAGCGCGGTCAGCACGGCCTGCGGCTCATCCCACAAATCCGACATGATAATGACGAGGCCGCGGCGCTTCACCCGTTCGGCCAGTTGATGGAAGGTGCCGGCGATGTTCGTATCGCCGCCGGGCTTCACGGCCGCGAGTTGGCGCAGGAGCGCATTCAGATGAGCAGGCGTGCTGCGCGGCGGCACGTAGGTGTTTATCTTGTCCGAGAAGGTGATGAGACCGGCCGAGTCTTTCTGGTGCAATAGCAGGTAGGCGAGGCTCGCGGCAAGGCAGTTTGCGTACTCGAGCTTGGTGACCTTCCCGGTCGTGTAGGCCATCGAGCCCGACGCATCGAGGACGAGGTAGGCACGCAGGTTGGTCTCTTCCTCGTACTCGCGGATGACGAACCGGTCGGTCTTGGCGTAGACCTTCCAGTCAATCCGCTTCGGCTCGTCGCCGGGCATGTACGGCCGGTGCTCGGTGAACTCGACCGAGAAGCCCTTGTATGGAGAACGGTGCAGGCCGGCGAGGAAACCCTCGACCACCAGCCGCGCCTTCAGGTCGATGCCCTTCAGCTTGGCGACGACTTCGGGTTTCAGAAAGCGCGTGGTATCAGGCACGGGCCACTAGTCTACCGCAGAACGCAGCATCCGCAAACGCGGCACGAGTCCTGACTTGTTTGGCACGGTGAGTCTCGCTGGTTGACACTGCCAAGGTGGCAGTTAAACTGACTTAGATAACCGGAGGAGTTTCTGAGACGCGTTGTGCTGTTCGCGGTCTGCGTCATCGCGGCGACAGCGGCCGCCGCGCAATGGCATTACCTGTCCGGCGGCAAGCTGTCGGGCATATCAAGCGTCGGCAGCTTTGTCTGGGCAGTCGGGCAGGATGGCCTGTTTTTCTATTCGGAGGACAACGGTCAGCACTGGCGTCGAGTTCCCCGATTCACCACCCGCAATCTCGTTGATGTCGAGTTCTGGGACCAGAGCCTTGGGCTTGTCACTGCCGAGGGTGGTATCGTATATCGTACTACCGACGATGGCGCCAGGTGGGATTCGATGAACGTCCCACATAGCGGAAACCGAATTCGCTGGTTGTCAGCTTCCAGTGTCTACATCGCCGCCCGCGACAGTTCGTTCCTTCTGCGATCCAACGATGCAGGGCTGACCTGGTACCAATGGTATCCCCCGGGACATCCTTGGTTCTTGGATACGCTACACGGCTGGGCAGGCCAGTGCGACTCCGTGATGAGTACGCGAAATGGGGGCGTGAGTTGGGTGGGTCGCGGTAATCTACCCAACCCCGACTGGGTGATTGCGTGCGACGAATTCGGATTTGCCGATACACTTACTGGCATCTGTGGCTTTGAGCAGGACTATGGTGAACCGCACAACCCGGACCCACACTACTACTGCTGGGCCGCGACTGCGGATGGTGGCGGGAGTTGGGCATCTCTCTCGTCTGTCAACCAATCGCCTATCCGTGGCTGCGATGTGGCTTCCAATGGCCGTGTGTTTGCGCTTGAGGAGAAGCGTTGCGGCTGGTATCAATATGGTGGGCTGAATTGGGTCAGTTTTAGCCGAACACAGTCGCTCTACGACGTACACGCAGTCCGTGGTGACTGCGCGTGGATCTGCGGTTGCGGAGGTGCCGTATGGAAGTCACCTGACGGCGGCCAGACTTGGCAATTGTGCCGGGCTTCGAATGGCACTATCTTGAGCAACGTGCAGTTCTCAGATAGCACGCACGGCTGGGCATCTGGCTACGGCGGCCTTGTTCTGAAGACCACTGATGCCGGCCGGTCATGGAGCGATGTCTCGGTGTCCGTGAGCTGGGGTTATCCATACACAAGCATCGCCGCGATCAACAGCACGACCGCTGTCTGTTGCCTTGGATACAGCCGATATACCGAGATGGGCTACTATTGGTATGGCTACTTCGCCGCATTGCGCACGTCCGACGCCGGCGTGTCGTGGGACACTACGCGTTTCGTAGACATGCAGAACGACTGGGACGGCCCGATCGGCTCCTCCAGGATAGCTCGCCAAGGTGGTCACCTGTGGCATGCAGGGCTGCGTACGCCCAATGGCAACTCTCTGCGCAGCACCGACGGTGGCGTGACGTGGCTGGACATGGACACCTTGGGCGTCGTCTCGGACAGGCAAGAGCCGTATGACATCAGCTTCGTCGACACGCTTCATGGCTGGGCCATTGACTCGCGCAAGGACATCCGTCTCACGGCCAACGGCGGCGACTCGTGGACCATCATCGCGACGGGTCTCAACGTGAAGCGCCTGAAGATGACGACTCTGACCACCGGCTGGGCGATCTCCGATTCAGAGTTGTTCAAGACCACTGACGGCGGGGTTACCTGGGAGGGCGCAGTTGCTGATAGCGGGCTGCAGGCAATCGCCTTCTGCGACTCGAGTCACGGTGTGATAGTCGGCCTGCACGGCCTGATTCTCCGTACCAGTGACGCGGGGCAGACATGGGTGAGGGACTCAAGCGAATTCACGTCCGACTTCTATGAC encodes:
- a CDS encoding M20 family metallo-hydrolase, with the translated sequence MWNEADFKRIREQIGRLEPEMVEMQRRLVALPAISPVSGGEGEKAKVEYLAELLRSWKLEVTEYRAPDERVPCGYRPSLTARLRGRKQRPVLWLMTHVDVVPAGPRDLWQSEPFEARVEGGRVYGRGTEDNQQEMVASCFAVKALLDLGLVPQTDVVLMLVADEENGSDYGVGWLLEHHDLCKPDDIVVVPDAGNEAGTLLEVAEKSIAWVKFTTLGRQAHGSTPHHGNNAHRAGARLLLRLDEQLHERYNGKDGLFSPPISTMEPTKKEANVPNVNTIPAEDVFYFDCRMLPQYKLTDLLEDMKRIAAGVAAEFKVDIKVEPVQMAQAAPPTSPDAPVVRMLADAVRNVYGGEPFTQGIGGGTVAALFRRRGIPAVVWGRNEGQAHKPNEYSVIADMVGNAAVYAHLMGQ
- a CDS encoding VWA domain-containing protein: MGFSAPSLLPLAALAAIPVVIHILSRLRLRRAEFPSLLLLTTVRRERFSWLRLKELLLLIFRTLALLALLLALARPYVRHRLPGLGRSNDLIVVLDDSYSMGPQWQRAIAAARELIGSLGPGRRAALARASDQLPVSGLQWQTPGTLLPVLDSLKPSYSAAILEPALRRAVEFARPAHADVAVVTDLQARAMPSNWRPPADVPVLLAAVAPPDADNAGVTRLYTEERFPVAGRATRIKADFANYGPHPATRTAVLTLGDHHEEQAVAIKPHSSATVTFETALTDSGYHVAKVELRGDSLEADNTRWLAAYQPQRISVLVVESPAAPARYLVDALGADSSSVFSLTTVAATDFGRYDPRRFGAVVVTDAAALSRPDWTRLDFFLQSGGSALVMFGNAPADSSLLAGRIRFHGLSQPAGFVSVVSVDTTHPVMDIIGAAGLSSARFFTHARLDPAGARVLARLSDGEPLMLDAENGRLVLWAFTAVPDFTDLVFKAPFVPLLHRTLLYLTSGPLRAEYLVGDTIHAPVSGSGPVTVSTPAGRLSQTPEPGAGRAEIALTRTQQPGIYLVDDRPYAVNVLAAEGDLSPFPADSLKTLGYQVLPVSADRQSPIANRQSSDLSPVLLWLAAFAFAAELLLLAF
- a CDS encoding DUF58 domain-containing protein, with the translated sequence MPDTTRFLKPEVVAKLKGIDLKARLVVEGFLAGLHRSPYKGFSVEFTEHRPYMPGDEPKRIDWKVYAKTDRFVIREYEEETNLRAYLVLDASGSMAYTTGKVTKLEYANCLAASLAYLLLHQKDSAGLITFSDKINTYVPPRSTPAHLNALLRQLAAVKPGGDTNIAGTFHQLAERVKRRGLVIIMSDLWDEPQAVLTALRHFRHKKHEVLVFHIQDPNEREFAFRNPVVLRDMETGRELTVDPRVLREQYQKDFDRFFATFERGCREAAIDYHRVTTDTPFDRALFSYLERRSRMR
- a CDS encoding YCF48-related protein, which produces MLFAVCVIAATAAAAQWHYLSGGKLSGISSVGSFVWAVGQDGLFFYSEDNGQHWRRVPRFTTRNLVDVEFWDQSLGLVTAEGGIVYRTTDDGARWDSMNVPHSGNRIRWLSASSVYIAARDSSFLLRSNDAGLTWYQWYPPGHPWFLDTLHGWAGQCDSVMSTRNGGVSWVGRGNLPNPDWVIACDEFGFADTLTGICGFEQDYGEPHNPDPHYYCWAATADGGGSWASLSSVNQSPIRGCDVASNGRVFALEEKRCGWYQYGGLNWVSFSRTQSLYDVHAVRGDCAWICGCGGAVWKSPDGGQTWQLCRASNGTILSNVQFSDSTHGWASGYGGLVLKTTDAGRSWSDVSVSVSWGYPYTSIAAINSTTAVCCLGYSRYTEMGYYWYGYFAALRTSDAGVSWDTTRFVDMQNDWDGPIGSSRIARQGGHLWHAGLRTPNGNSLRSTDGGVTWLDMDTLGVVSDRQEPYDISFVDTLHGWAIDSRKDIRLTANGGDSWTIIATGLNVKRLKMTTLTTGWAISDSELFKTTDGGVTWEGAVADSGLQAIAFCDSSHGVIVGLHGLILRTSDAGQTWVRDSSEFTSDFYDVCMLDSTHAWAVGQYGLVLGFGDWAIGVNEAGEHVSPRGRPFAVSVRPNPCRVRATVEFSSPLSKPTQVKLVDAAGRVRQAVSVRAGARYLDLDMRDTPSGVYFVHTGAVPAVRLVVQH